One segment of Pseudodesulfovibrio sp. 5S69 DNA contains the following:
- a CDS encoding tRNA dihydrouridine synthase — translation MTRFAITPDTPWLAPLAGYSDLPFRLLVRKYGCGPACSEMVSVKGMAFKNSGTRRLIATCPEDDPMVLQLFGSEAQYFPPVMEKLVGMGYRNFDLNAGCPVRKVLKSGSGVQLMEDLDKLVELAAIMVAKAAEHPDGGRVGVKFRLGFNKGEEVFLDLAGRLEDVGVDWVTLHPRYGKQMFAGQANWTKLAELKKAVSIPVIGSGDLFSAEDGARCIEETGIDAIMFARGALYDPSIFARYIALRRGSPLPVRDGAFLAGIVREHIRLTRLFEGDGRSFRKIRSIIPRYAKGLRGIRSLRASLLQCATWEELERAADVIRDLEPADPDTSWPPVDEICQ, via the coding sequence ATGACCCGTTTCGCCATCACCCCCGACACCCCGTGGCTGGCCCCCCTGGCCGGCTATTCCGACCTGCCCTTTCGCCTGCTCGTGCGCAAGTACGGCTGCGGCCCGGCCTGCTCCGAGATGGTCTCGGTCAAAGGCATGGCCTTCAAGAACTCCGGCACCCGCCGCCTCATCGCCACCTGCCCGGAGGACGATCCCATGGTCCTCCAGCTCTTCGGCTCCGAGGCCCAATACTTCCCGCCGGTCATGGAGAAGCTGGTCGGCATGGGCTACCGCAACTTCGACCTCAACGCGGGCTGCCCGGTGCGCAAGGTCCTCAAGTCCGGCTCCGGAGTCCAACTCATGGAGGACCTCGACAAGCTGGTCGAACTGGCCGCCATCATGGTCGCCAAGGCCGCCGAACACCCCGATGGCGGCCGCGTGGGCGTCAAGTTCCGCCTGGGCTTCAACAAGGGCGAGGAGGTCTTCCTCGACCTTGCCGGGCGGCTGGAGGACGTCGGCGTGGACTGGGTCACCCTGCACCCGCGCTACGGCAAGCAGATGTTCGCGGGCCAGGCCAACTGGACCAAGCTGGCCGAGTTGAAGAAGGCCGTGTCCATCCCGGTCATCGGGTCCGGCGACCTGTTTTCGGCCGAGGACGGGGCGCGCTGCATCGAGGAGACCGGCATCGACGCGATCATGTTCGCCCGGGGCGCGCTCTACGACCCGTCCATCTTCGCCCGCTATATCGCCCTGCGCCGGGGCTCGCCCTTGCCCGTGCGCGACGGCGCGTTCCTGGCCGGGATCGTGCGCGAACACATCCGACTGACCCGGCTCTTCGAGGGCGACGGCCGCTCGTTCCGCAAGATCCGCTCGATCATCCCCCGCTACGCCAAGGGACTCCGGGGCATCCGCTCCCTGCGCGCCTCCCTGCTGCAATGCGCGACCTGGGAAGAACTGGAGCGGGCCGCCGACGTCATCCGGGACCTGGAACCGGCTGATCCGGACACCTCCTGGCCCCCTGTTGACGAGATTTGCCAATAG
- the rplA gene encoding 50S ribosomal protein L1 has translation MPKHGKKFRNAVGDRDTAVRVDVEEGVKAAVAAAFAKFDETVDVAINLGVDPKYSDQMIRGAVSLPNGLGKDVRVAVFCKGEKENEAKEAGADYYGSDELVEKIQSGWLDFDKAVATPDMMAVVGKIGRVLGPRGLMPNAKTGTVTMDVAKAVSELKAGKVEFKVDKAGVLHAPIGKVSFGPDKLLENLKALLDTVMRMKPSSAKGTYMKALAVSSTMGPGVKIDPLTVRKFLEV, from the coding sequence ATGCCTAAGCATGGAAAAAAATTCCGCAACGCCGTGGGTGATCGCGACACTGCCGTGCGTGTTGATGTCGAAGAGGGCGTGAAGGCCGCCGTTGCCGCCGCCTTCGCCAAATTCGACGAGACCGTCGACGTGGCCATCAACCTCGGCGTCGATCCCAAGTACTCCGATCAGATGATCCGTGGCGCCGTCTCCCTGCCCAACGGGCTGGGCAAGGACGTTCGCGTCGCCGTCTTCTGTAAAGGGGAAAAGGAGAACGAGGCCAAGGAAGCCGGTGCCGATTACTACGGCTCCGACGAACTGGTCGAGAAGATCCAGTCCGGCTGGCTCGACTTCGACAAGGCCGTGGCCACCCCGGACATGATGGCCGTGGTCGGCAAGATCGGCCGCGTGCTCGGCCCCCGCGGCCTGATGCCCAACGCCAAGACCGGCACCGTGACCATGGACGTGGCCAAGGCCGTCAGCGAGCTCAAGGCCGGTAAGGTCGAGTTCAAGGTCGACAAGGCCGGCGTGTTGCACGCGCCGATCGGCAAGGTCTCCTTCGGTCCGGACAAGCTCCTGGAGAACCTGAAGGCCCTGCTGGACACCGTCATGCGCATGAAGCCTTCGTCCGCCAAGGGCACCTACATGAAGGCGTTGGCCGTTTCCTCGACCATGGGCCCGGGCGTCAAGATCGACCCCCTGACCGTCCGGAAGTTCCTGGAAGTCTAG
- the secE gene encoding preprotein translocase subunit SecE, with amino-acid sequence MAKKKGKKAAEKQAAQSPAAGLKGKIKEFVEFFEESKVEIKKVVWPTRKETVTTCVAVLVVSVVIALYLGVVDLALSKIVEAILS; translated from the coding sequence ATGGCCAAAAAGAAAGGCAAGAAGGCCGCTGAAAAGCAGGCCGCACAGTCCCCGGCAGCCGGTCTGAAGGGCAAGATCAAGGAATTCGTCGAGTTCTTTGAGGAGTCCAAGGTCGAGATCAAGAAAGTGGTCTGGCCGACCCGCAAGGAGACCGTCACCACGTGCGTAGCCGTGCTGGTCGTTTCCGTGGTCATCGCTCTCTACCTGGGCGTGGTCGACTTGGCGCTCTCGAAGATCGTCGAGGCCATCCTCTCCTAG
- the rplL gene encoding 50S ribosomal protein L7/L12 — translation MADITKEQVVEFIGNMTVLELSEFIKELEDVFGVEAAAPAAAVMAAPAAGGDAAAEEEKTEFDVILNGAGGNKIAVIKAVRAITGLGLKEAKALVDEAPKALKEGVSKDEADEAAKQLQEAGAEVEVK, via the coding sequence ATGGCTGATATCACTAAAGAACAGGTTGTCGAGTTCATCGGCAACATGACCGTCCTGGAACTGTCCGAATTCATCAAAGAGCTCGAAGACGTCTTCGGTGTCGAGGCTGCCGCCCCCGCCGCTGCCGTTATGGCTGCTCCCGCCGCCGGTGGCGACGCCGCCGCCGAGGAAGAGAAGACCGAGTTCGACGTCATCCTGAACGGTGCCGGCGGCAACAAGATCGCCGTCATCAAGGCCGTCCGCGCCATCACCGGCCTGGGCCTGAAGGAAGCCAAGGCTCTGGTCGACGAAGCGCCCAAGGCCCTGAAGGAAGGCGTGTCCAAGGACGAGGCTGACGAGGCTGCCAAGCAGCTGCAGGAAGCCGGCGCCGAAGTTGAAGTTAAGTAA
- a CDS encoding substrate-binding periplasmic protein: MRPLRRPLPARIPAVLPSPILLPAVLLIVLAWAVPCPAQDDGMVILTHDLTGQAETDPGTGELRGIEHAGKRAFNLEAVRAIMTAIGLKAPIREVSFAQGMAALTSGIDTAFFNVYRTPQREARFKWVGPLQREVDFLYGLKGNAIGGLEEAKAVPAICAVYGSQHHNVLLERGFTNVAAAPTYRECFSRLKSGAATLAVSSDETLLQKLHAVGIPAADVHRVPEPLVQSAGYIAFSPQVDDAVIRRWQAALNGLISSGRFQTLYDRYYER; encoded by the coding sequence ATGAGACCGCTCCGCCGCCCCCTGCCCGCACGCATCCCGGCCGTGCTTCCGTCGCCCATTCTTCTCCCGGCCGTGCTCCTGATCGTCCTCGCCTGGGCCGTGCCGTGCCCCGCCCAGGACGACGGCATGGTCATCCTTACCCACGACCTTACCGGACAGGCCGAGACCGATCCGGGCACAGGCGAGCTGCGCGGCATCGAGCACGCGGGCAAACGGGCCTTCAACCTGGAAGCGGTCCGAGCGATCATGACGGCCATCGGACTGAAGGCCCCCATCCGCGAGGTCTCCTTCGCCCAGGGCATGGCCGCCCTCACCTCCGGAATCGACACGGCCTTCTTCAACGTCTACCGGACCCCGCAGCGCGAGGCGCGTTTCAAATGGGTGGGGCCGCTCCAGCGCGAGGTGGACTTCCTTTACGGCCTGAAGGGAAACGCCATCGGTGGACTGGAAGAAGCCAAGGCGGTCCCGGCCATCTGCGCCGTGTACGGCAGCCAGCACCACAACGTCCTGCTGGAACGCGGCTTCACCAACGTGGCCGCCGCCCCCACCTACCGGGAGTGCTTTTCCCGGCTCAAGTCCGGCGCCGCCACCCTGGCCGTATCCTCGGACGAGACCCTGCTCCAGAAACTGCACGCCGTGGGCATCCCGGCCGCCGACGTGCACCGCGTGCCCGAGCCCCTGGTCCAGTCCGCGGGCTACATCGCCTTCTCGCCCCAGGTGGACGACGCGGTCATCCGCCGCTGGCAGGCCGCGCTGAACGGGCTGATCTCCTCGGGCCGGTTCCAGACGCTCTACGACCGCTACTACGAACGCTGA
- the rplK gene encoding 50S ribosomal protein L11 produces MAKKELGKIKLQIPAGSANPSPPVGPALGQHGVNIMEFCKAFNAKTQDQKGLIIPVVITVYADRSFDFITKTPPAAVLLLKAAKLEKGSGEPNKTKVGKVTKAQIKEIAELKMADLNANDIENAMRQIEGTARSMGLDVKA; encoded by the coding sequence ATGGCTAAGAAAGAATTAGGAAAGATTAAACTGCAGATCCCCGCAGGCTCCGCCAACCCTTCCCCGCCGGTCGGTCCGGCCCTGGGTCAGCACGGCGTGAACATCATGGAATTCTGCAAGGCGTTCAACGCCAAGACGCAGGACCAGAAGGGCCTGATCATTCCGGTGGTCATCACCGTGTATGCGGACCGCTCCTTCGACTTCATCACCAAGACCCCTCCGGCGGCGGTGCTCCTGCTCAAGGCCGCCAAGCTCGAGAAGGGCTCCGGTGAACCGAACAAGACTAAGGTCGGCAAGGTCACCAAGGCCCAGATCAAAGAGATCGCCGAGTTGAAGATGGCTGACTTGAACGCCAATGACATCGAAAACGCCATGCGTCAGATCGAGGGCACTGCCCGCAGCATGGGCCTCGACGTCAAGGCCTAG
- the nusG gene encoding transcription termination/antitermination protein NusG, whose amino-acid sequence MDATMENAAPRARWYIVHTYSGFEQRVEQTVREMMRTGQDKGLIEEVVMPTEKIVEMVKGERKTSTRKFYPGYIMIKMILTDDSWHLIQSIPRVTGFVGGKNRPTPMRDSEAENILNMMESRQEKPRPKFNFERGDEVRVIDGPFSGFNGVVEEVNYDKGKLKVSVSIFGRQTPVELDFVQVDKG is encoded by the coding sequence ATGGATGCCACAATGGAAAACGCAGCGCCTCGTGCACGCTGGTACATCGTCCACACCTACTCGGGATTCGAGCAGCGGGTGGAACAGACCGTGCGTGAAATGATGCGCACCGGACAGGACAAGGGCCTCATCGAGGAAGTCGTCATGCCCACCGAAAAGATCGTCGAGATGGTCAAAGGTGAGCGCAAGACTTCCACCCGCAAGTTCTATCCGGGTTACATCATGATCAAAATGATCCTGACCGACGATTCCTGGCATCTTATCCAGTCCATCCCGCGCGTGACAGGATTCGTCGGCGGCAAGAACCGCCCGACGCCCATGCGCGACAGCGAGGCGGAGAACATCCTCAACATGATGGAAAGCCGCCAGGAAAAGCCCCGTCCCAAGTTCAACTTTGAGCGCGGCGACGAGGTTCGGGTCATCGACGGCCCGTTTTCCGGCTTCAACGGTGTTGTGGAAGAGGTCAATTACGACAAGGGCAAGCTCAAAGTATCCGTCTCTATCTTCGGGCGTCAGACTCCTGTGGAGCTTGATTTTGTCCAGGTGGACAAAGGATAG
- the rpoB gene encoding DNA-directed RNA polymerase subunit beta has translation MGQLRKKFGKIVNTLPIPHLLELQVDSYNRFLQADTPPASRGDFGLEGVFRSVFPIEDFNKTASLDFVSYEIGEPKYDVDECISKGLTFETPIRITVRLVVFDVDEETDNRTIRDIKEQDIYFGTLPLMTEKGTYVINGTERVIVNQLQRSPGIIFEHDSGKSHSSRKVLYSSRIIPMRGSWLDFDFDHKDILYVRIDRRRKMPVTILLKAMGLSRADILDYFYDIESYTLLKTKVTRTVVAEQFRKEPAFADVEVDGKSILKKGTDITKGAWKKLIRAEVKAIEVDPDSLVGQFLARDMVDKNGEVIAEAAEELTPDLLDKLRDAKIKDLDVLHTRGMEVSSSLRDTLLLDKTTDMESAQIEIYRRLRPSSPPTPEIAASFFENLFRSSDYYDLSSVGRYKLNSRLNQDVDLSIRTLTNEDILLAVKELMRLKDSHGPADDIDHLGNRRVRPVGELVENQYRIGLVRMERAIKERMSLQEVATLMPHDLINPKPVAAVLKEFFGTSQLSQFMDQTNPLSEVTHKRRLSALGPGGLTRERAGFEVRDVHTSHYGRICPIETPEGPNIGLIVSLTTYAKVNDYGFIETPYRKVVDKKITDEITYMDASKEAKEVVAQANAPLDENGVFTNPRVNARLAGDVQLTAAEDVTCMDISPSQTVSISAALIPFLEHDDANRALMGSNMMRQAVPLLQAEEPLVGTDMEGPVARDSGACVLAKEDGVIHYVDAERIIINYDNGLFPDSGGSKHYELQKWHKSNQNSCFGQTPRVQVGQRVKKGDVLADGPGIDHGELALGKNLLVAFMPWCGFNYEDSVLISERMVKEDVYTSIHIEEFELVARDTKLGPEEVTRDISNVSEEMLRNLDECGIIRIGARIKPDDIMVGKITPKGETQLTPEEKLLRAIFGDKARDVKNTSLKVPPGISGTIVDVKVFNRRSGEKDDRTKAIEDAELAAFDVKEQKHIAALTDAIREKIWTVLEGAKLKKDLVGPKKATLCKSGEVIDREAVDAVPVKKLIGLFDREANDQLKLIAADYEQQVAFIKNIYDVKREKVTEGDDLPPGVIKMVKVYVAVKRKLSVGDKMAGRHGNKGVVSCILPEEDMPFFEDGTSMDIVLNPLGVPSRMNIGQIMETHLGMAGRKLGQQVQQMLEESDKSLKAIREEVKSILDTGDMNELIDSMSDEEFVDAVKKLKNGIVAKTPVFDGAAEEGIWGWLEKAGLASDGKFVLYDGRTGEPFHNRVTVGIMYYLKLHHLVDEKIHARSTGPYSLVTQQPLGGKAQFGGQRLGEMEVWALEAYGAAYLLQEFLTVKSDDVQGRVKMYEKIVKGDNFLEAGLPESFNVLVKELMSLGLDVTLHYEDRKRPERPQPAAIPAGPKPLVD, from the coding sequence ATGGGTCAACTGAGAAAAAAATTCGGCAAAATCGTCAACACGCTCCCCATCCCGCACCTGCTGGAGCTTCAGGTGGATTCGTACAATCGTTTCCTCCAGGCGGATACCCCGCCGGCCAGCCGGGGCGACTTCGGGCTCGAGGGCGTGTTCAGGTCCGTTTTTCCCATTGAAGATTTCAACAAGACCGCTAGCCTTGATTTCGTGTCCTATGAAATCGGCGAACCAAAATACGACGTCGATGAGTGCATCTCCAAGGGCCTGACCTTTGAGACGCCCATCCGTATCACCGTCCGTCTCGTAGTTTTTGACGTGGATGAAGAGACCGACAACCGCACGATTCGCGACATCAAGGAACAGGACATATACTTCGGGACGCTCCCGCTGATGACCGAGAAGGGCACCTACGTCATCAACGGCACCGAGCGCGTCATCGTGAACCAGTTGCAGCGCTCCCCGGGCATCATCTTCGAGCATGACTCGGGCAAGTCCCACTCCAGCCGCAAGGTCCTCTATTCGAGCCGCATCATCCCCATGCGCGGGTCCTGGCTGGATTTTGACTTCGACCACAAGGACATCCTGTACGTCCGCATCGACCGCCGCCGCAAGATGCCCGTGACCATTCTGCTGAAGGCCATGGGGCTGTCGCGTGCCGACATTCTCGACTACTTCTACGACATCGAGTCCTACACCCTGCTCAAGACCAAGGTCACGCGCACGGTGGTGGCGGAGCAGTTCCGCAAGGAGCCCGCCTTTGCCGACGTCGAGGTGGACGGCAAGTCCATCCTCAAGAAGGGTACGGACATCACCAAAGGCGCCTGGAAGAAGCTCATCCGCGCCGAGGTCAAGGCCATCGAGGTCGACCCCGACTCCCTGGTCGGCCAGTTCCTGGCGCGCGACATGGTCGACAAGAACGGCGAGGTCATCGCCGAGGCCGCCGAGGAACTGACCCCGGATCTGCTGGACAAGCTCCGCGACGCCAAGATCAAGGACCTGGACGTGCTGCACACCCGCGGCATGGAGGTTTCGTCCTCCCTGCGCGACACCCTGCTGCTCGACAAGACCACGGACATGGAGTCCGCGCAGATCGAGATCTACCGCAGGCTGCGCCCCAGTTCCCCGCCCACGCCCGAGATCGCGGCCAGCTTCTTTGAGAACCTGTTCCGCTCCTCCGACTACTACGACCTGTCCAGCGTGGGCCGCTACAAGCTCAACTCCCGTCTGAACCAGGACGTGGACCTGTCCATCCGCACCCTGACCAACGAGGACATCCTCCTCGCGGTCAAGGAACTCATGCGCCTCAAGGACTCCCACGGCCCGGCGGACGATATCGACCACCTGGGCAACCGCCGCGTGCGCCCCGTGGGCGAGTTGGTCGAGAACCAGTACCGCATCGGCCTGGTCCGCATGGAGCGCGCCATCAAGGAGCGCATGTCCCTGCAGGAAGTGGCCACCCTGATGCCCCATGACCTGATCAACCCCAAGCCGGTTGCCGCGGTGCTCAAGGAGTTCTTCGGAACCTCCCAGCTCAGCCAGTTCATGGACCAGACCAACCCGCTCTCCGAGGTCACCCACAAGCGCCGCCTGTCGGCCCTGGGACCCGGCGGCCTGACCCGTGAACGTGCGGGCTTCGAGGTGCGCGACGTGCACACCTCGCACTACGGCCGCATCTGCCCCATCGAGACCCCGGAAGGTCCGAACATCGGCCTGATCGTCTCCCTGACCACCTACGCCAAGGTCAACGACTACGGGTTCATCGAGACCCCGTACCGCAAGGTGGTGGACAAGAAGATTACCGACGAGATCACCTACATGGACGCCTCCAAGGAGGCCAAGGAAGTGGTGGCCCAGGCCAACGCTCCCCTGGACGAGAACGGCGTCTTCACCAATCCGCGCGTCAACGCGCGACTGGCGGGCGACGTCCAGCTGACCGCTGCCGAGGACGTCACCTGCATGGACATCAGCCCAAGCCAGACGGTCTCCATCTCGGCCGCGCTGATTCCGTTTCTGGAGCACGACGACGCCAACCGCGCGCTGATGGGCTCCAACATGATGCGCCAGGCCGTGCCGCTTCTCCAGGCCGAGGAGCCGCTCGTCGGCACCGACATGGAAGGCCCGGTCGCCCGCGACTCCGGGGCCTGCGTGCTGGCCAAGGAGGATGGCGTGATCCACTACGTGGACGCCGAGCGCATCATCATCAACTACGACAACGGGCTGTTCCCCGACTCCGGCGGGTCCAAGCACTACGAGCTGCAGAAGTGGCACAAGTCCAACCAGAACTCCTGCTTCGGCCAGACGCCCCGCGTCCAGGTCGGGCAGCGGGTCAAGAAGGGCGACGTCCTGGCCGACGGCCCGGGCATCGACCACGGCGAACTTGCCCTGGGCAAGAACCTGCTGGTGGCCTTCATGCCCTGGTGCGGTTTCAACTACGAGGACTCCGTGCTCATCTCCGAGCGCATGGTCAAGGAAGACGTGTACACCTCGATCCACATCGAGGAGTTCGAACTCGTCGCCCGCGACACCAAGCTCGGACCCGAGGAAGTGACCCGGGACATCTCCAACGTCTCCGAGGAAATGCTTCGGAACCTGGACGAGTGCGGCATCATCCGCATCGGTGCCCGGATCAAGCCTGACGACATCATGGTCGGCAAGATCACCCCCAAGGGCGAGACCCAGTTGACCCCGGAAGAGAAGCTGCTGCGCGCCATCTTCGGCGACAAGGCCCGCGACGTGAAGAACACCTCGTTGAAGGTACCGCCGGGAATCTCCGGCACCATCGTCGACGTGAAGGTCTTCAACCGCCGCTCCGGCGAGAAGGACGACCGCACCAAGGCCATCGAGGACGCCGAACTGGCCGCCTTCGACGTCAAGGAGCAGAAGCACATCGCCGCCCTGACCGATGCGATCCGCGAGAAGATCTGGACCGTGCTCGAAGGCGCCAAGCTGAAGAAGGACCTGGTCGGCCCCAAGAAGGCCACCCTGTGCAAGTCCGGTGAAGTCATCGACCGCGAGGCGGTGGACGCCGTTCCGGTCAAGAAGCTCATCGGCCTGTTCGACCGCGAGGCCAACGACCAGCTCAAGCTGATTGCGGCCGACTATGAGCAGCAGGTTGCCTTCATCAAGAACATATATGACGTCAAACGCGAGAAGGTGACCGAGGGCGACGACCTGCCTCCGGGCGTGATCAAGATGGTCAAGGTCTACGTCGCGGTGAAGCGCAAGCTCTCCGTGGGCGACAAGATGGCCGGCCGTCACGGCAACAAGGGTGTCGTGTCCTGCATCCTGCCCGAAGAGGACATGCCGTTCTTCGAGGACGGCACCTCCATGGACATCGTCCTGAACCCTCTGGGCGTTCCCTCCCGTATGAATATCGGGCAGATCATGGAAACGCACCTGGGCATGGCCGGACGCAAGCTCGGCCAGCAGGTCCAGCAGATGCTCGAGGAGAGCGACAAGTCCCTCAAGGCCATCCGCGAGGAGGTCAAGTCCATCCTCGATACCGGCGACATGAACGAGCTCATCGACTCCATGTCCGACGAGGAGTTCGTGGACGCGGTCAAGAAGCTCAAGAACGGCATCGTTGCCAAGACTCCGGTCTTCGACGGCGCCGCGGAAGAGGGCATCTGGGGCTGGCTGGAAAAGGCCGGTCTCGCCTCGGACGGCAAGTTCGTGCTCTACGACGGCCGCACCGGCGAACCGTTCCACAACCGGGTCACCGTGGGCATCATGTACTATCTCAAGTTGCACCACCTGGTCGACGAGAAGATCCATGCCCGGTCCACCGGCCCGTACTCCCTGGTCACGCAGCAGCCTCTGGGCGGTAAGGCCCAGTTCGGCGGCCAGCGGCTGGGCGAGATGGAAGTCTGGGCGCTTGAGGCCTACGGCGCCGCCTATCTTCTGCAGGAGTTCCTGACCGTCAAGTCCGACGACGTCCAGGGCCGCGTGAAGATGTACGAGAAGATCGTCAAGGGCGACAACTTCCTGGAAGCCGGTCTGCCGGAATCCTTCAACGTCCTGGTCAAGGAACTCATGTCGCTGGGTCTGGACGTGACCCTGCACTACGAGGACCGCAAGCGTCCCGAGAGGCCGCAGCCTGCGGCCATCCCGGCGGGCCCCAAGCCGCTGGTGGACTAG
- the tuf gene encoding elongation factor Tu, with the protein MGKAKFERSKPHVNIGTIGHIDHGKTTLTAAITKLAAMAGHGEFVAFDEIDKAPEEKERGITIATAHVEYETEKRHYAHVDCPGHADYIKNMITGAAQMDGAILVCAATDGPMPQTREHILLARQVGVPAMVVFMNKCDMVDDEELLELVELEIRELLSKYEFPGDDIPVIQGSALKALECDSVDDPAAKPIFDLLDACDSYIPEPERDIDMPFLMPVEDVFSISGRGTVITGRVERGIIKVGDEVEIVGIKPTIKTTCTGVEMFRKLLDQGQAGDNVGLLIRGVKREEVERGQVAAKPGSITPHTKFKAEVYVLSKDEGGRHTPFFTGYRPQFYFRTTDITGVVTLAEGVEMVMPGDNATFNVEMIHPIAMEVGLRFAIREGGRTVGAGVVTEIVE; encoded by the coding sequence ATGGGTAAAGCTAAATTTGAACGTAGCAAGCCTCACGTTAACATCGGCACCATCGGTCACATCGACCATGGTAAGACCACTCTGACCGCCGCCATCACCAAGCTGGCCGCCATGGCCGGTCACGGCGAGTTCGTCGCCTTCGACGAGATCGACAAGGCTCCCGAAGAGAAGGAGCGCGGCATCACCATCGCCACCGCCCACGTCGAGTACGAGACCGAGAAGCGTCACTACGCTCACGTGGACTGCCCCGGTCACGCCGACTACATCAAGAACATGATCACCGGTGCCGCCCAGATGGACGGCGCTATCCTGGTCTGCGCCGCCACCGACGGTCCCATGCCCCAGACCCGTGAGCACATCCTGCTCGCCCGTCAGGTCGGCGTGCCCGCCATGGTCGTCTTCATGAACAAGTGCGACATGGTCGACGACGAGGAGCTGCTGGAGCTGGTCGAGCTCGAGATCCGCGAGCTGCTGTCCAAGTACGAGTTCCCCGGCGACGACATTCCGGTCATCCAGGGTTCCGCCCTGAAGGCCCTGGAGTGCGACTCCGTCGACGATCCGGCCGCCAAGCCCATCTTCGACCTGCTGGACGCCTGCGACTCCTACATCCCCGAGCCCGAGCGCGACATCGACATGCCGTTCCTGATGCCCGTCGAGGACGTCTTCTCCATCTCCGGTCGTGGTACCGTTATCACCGGTCGTGTGGAGCGCGGCATCATCAAGGTCGGTGACGAAGTCGAGATCGTCGGCATCAAGCCCACCATCAAGACCACCTGCACCGGCGTCGAGATGTTCCGCAAGCTGCTCGACCAGGGCCAGGCCGGCGACAACGTCGGTCTGCTGATCCGCGGCGTGAAGCGTGAGGAAGTGGAACGTGGCCAGGTTGCTGCCAAGCCCGGTTCCATCACCCCGCACACCAAGTTCAAGGCCGAGGTCTACGTCCTGTCCAAGGATGAAGGCGGCCGCCACACTCCGTTCTTCACCGGCTACCGTCCGCAGTTCTACTTCCGGACGACCGACATCACCGGTGTCGTCACTCTGGCCGAGGGCGTCGAGATGGTCATGCCCGGCGATAACGCAACCTTCAATGTCGAGATGATCCACCCGATCGCCATGGAAGTCGGCCTCCGCTTCGCCATCCGCGAGGGCGGCCGCACCGTCGGCGCCGGTGTCGTCACCGAGATCGTGGAGTAA
- the rplJ gene encoding 50S ribosomal protein L10 yields MNRQEKAQIIEQLHEKASRASIAVVTDFKGMSVEEMTQLRAKCFEIGVDYQVVKNTLARLALNDTDHGVLSEHLKENCAIALGYDDPVALAKALADYAKTNKKFAMRFGTLEGQFLDSDAVKELSKMPSKPELLSSLLGTMQAVPRNFVCLFANIERKFLYALTAIKEQKEAA; encoded by the coding sequence ATGAACAGGCAAGAAAAAGCCCAGATCATCGAGCAGCTGCACGAAAAAGCTTCGCGCGCCAGTATCGCCGTCGTCACCGATTTCAAGGGCATGTCCGTTGAGGAAATGACCCAGTTGCGCGCCAAGTGCTTCGAAATCGGCGTCGATTACCAAGTCGTCAAGAATACCCTGGCCCGGTTGGCTCTCAATGACACCGATCACGGTGTGTTGAGCGAACATCTGAAAGAGAACTGCGCCATTGCGCTGGGTTACGACGATCCCGTCGCCCTTGCTAAGGCGTTGGCCGATTACGCCAAGACGAACAAGAAGTTCGCCATGCGTTTCGGTACTCTGGAAGGCCAGTTTCTTGACAGCGACGCAGTGAAGGAACTCTCCAAGATGCCCAGCAAGCCTGAGCTCTTGAGTTCCCTTCTCGGCACGATGCAGGCCGTACCTCGCAATTTCGTCTGTCTGTTCGCCAACATCGAGCGCAAGTTCCTGTATGCCTTGACCGCCATCAAGGAACAGAAGGAAGCCGCGTAA